A genomic segment from Bacillus rossius redtenbacheri isolate Brsri chromosome 5, Brsri_v3, whole genome shotgun sequence encodes:
- the LOC134531942 gene encoding something about silencing protein 10 produces MSDSEDYVPSDSEDEYSENEKILLDQARKSGTKDDESEEEVYGLHSSEDGSDPDDDQVNIESDLDGEGGDGLPDVRAWGRDKGAYYHTDYVDQDYGGFDGKDAVAAEYEEQEARAIQKRLAEQLDDEDFSLDVFVKKPESKEPEKEEEIIQTDPTKLTKRQKLELLQKESPEFFGLTEDFKEKMTEVDCRLSPVLGFFKDDQFKTLPAVKYVRTKYHIILNYCSNIAFYLLLKARRVPVQFHPVLRRLYQYRQLLKQLEPVDKEVMDSQIDTVLAEIREGRDPALVAAASEGPKKSSKKLLKLLAKRNKGNTEEDKELQQPPSKKMKAKVKDVSVKTLIDEDQEEDAYGEENEAEADDTGAADDAGEEEGKRAITYQMAKNRGLTPYRKKELRNPRVKHRIKYRKAKIRRKGQVREPRHELQRYGGEISGIKASVTRSIKIK; encoded by the exons ATGAGTGATTCCGAAGATTATGTGCCATCGGATTCAGAGGATGAGTACTCTGAAAATGAGAAGATTCTGTTGGACCAAGCACGGAAAAGTGGAACGAAAGATGACGAAAGCGAG GAGGAGGTGTATGGTCTGCACTCCTCTGAGGACGGGAGCGACCCGGACGACGATCAGGTGAACATTGAGAGTGACCTGGACGGGGAAGGGGGCGACGGCCTGCCGGACGTCCGAGCCTGGGGCCGAGACAAGGGCGCCTACTACCACACCGACTACGTGGACCAGGATTACGGAG GTTTCGACGGCAAGGATGCTGTGGCAGCGGAGTACGAGGAGCAGGAGGCTCGTGCTATCCAGAAGAGGTTGGCGGAGCAGCTGGACGATGAGGACTTCTCGCTCGACGTCTTCGTCAAG AAGCCCGAGTCAAAAGAACCAGAGAAGGAAGAAGAAATCATCCAAACAGATCCAACCAAACTGACCAAGAGACAAAAACTGGAATTGTTGCAGAAAGAATCGCCGGAGTTCTTTGGTCTTACTGAAGACTTCAAAG AGAAAATGACTGAAGTTGACTGTCGACTTTCTCCAGTTTTGGGATTCTTCAAAGATGATCAATTTAAAACACTGCCAGCTGTTAAGTATGTGAGGACCAAATACCATATCATCCTCAA CTACTGCTCGAACATCGCGTTCTACCTGCTGCTGAAGGCCCGCCGGGTGCCCGTGCAGTTCCACCCGGTGCTGCGCAGACTGTACCAGTACAGGCAGCTCCTCAAGCAACTGGAGCCCGTCGACAAGGAGGTGATGGACTCTCAGATCGACACTGTGTTGGCTGAGATCCGGGAGGGGAGGGACCCAGCACTCGTGGCGGCGGCCAGCGAAGGACCCAA GAAAAGTTCAAAGAAGCTGTTGAAATTATTGGCAAAAAGAAACAAAGGAAATACTGAGGAGGACAAAGAGTTGCAGCAGCCTCCAAGTAAGAAGATGAAGGCCAAAGTGAAGGACGTCAGTGTGAAAACTTTGATTGATGAAGACCAAGAGGAAGATGCATATGGTGAAGAAAATGAAG CCGAGGCAGATGACACCGGCGCTGCGGACGATGCTGGCGAAGAGGAGGGGAAGCGAGCCATCACCTACCAGATGGCGAAGAACAGAGGGCTCACTCCGTACCGCAAGAAGGAGCTACGCAACCCTCGCGTCAAGCACAGGATCAAGTACCGCAAGGCCAAGATCCGCAGGAAGGGACAG GTCCGAGAGCCACGGCATGAGCTTCAACGCTATGGCGGTGAAATATCGGGGATTAAAGCCAGCGTCACCAGGAGTATTAAAATCAAGTAG
- the LOC134531943 gene encoding triosephosphate isomerase encodes MGRKFWVGGNWKMNGVKKEIDGIINFLQAGPISPDVEVVVGVPALYLEYVKNKLPCSVAASAQNAYKVPKGAFTGEISPAMIQDIGVCWVILGHSERRNVFGECDELVAEKVAHALESGLCVVACIGEKLEEREAGQTEAVVFRQMEAIACKICDWTNVVVAYEPVWAIGTGKTATPQQAQDVHRKLREWLCTNVSECVAETTRIVYGGSVTAANCKELAQEEDIDGFLVGGASLKPEFIQIINAKAC; translated from the exons ATGGGGAGAAAATTTTGGGTTGGTGGAAACTGGAAAATGAACGGAGTGAAGAAGGAAATAGACggaataattaatttcttgcaggCGGGGCCCATATCACCTGATGTAG AGGTTGTCGTTGGTGTTCCTGCACTATACTTAGAGTATGTCAAGAATAAACTTCCATGTTCTGTAGCAGCATCAGCTCAGAATGCTTACAAAGTTCCTAAGGGAGCTTTCACGG GTGAGATCAGCCCAGCAATGATCCAAGATATAGGAGTCTGTTGGGTCATTCTGGGTCACTCTGAGCGCCGGAACGTGTTTGGAGAATGCGACGAG CTGGTAGCGGAGAAGGTGGCCCACGCGCTGGAGTCGGGCCTGTGCGTCGTCGCGTGCATCGGCGAGAAGCTGGAGGAGCGCGAGGCGGGCCAGACGGAGGCCGTCGTCTTCCGGCAGATGGAGGCCATCGCCTGCAAGATCTGCGACTGGACCAACGTGGTGGTGGCGTACGAGCCCGTGTGGGCCATCGGGACGGGCAAGACCGCTACCCCCCAGCAG GCCCAGGACGTACACAGGAAGCTGCGTGAGTGGCTGTGCACGAACGTGTCGGAGTGTGTGGCGGAGACCACCCGGATCGTGTACGGTGGCTCGGTGACGGCTGCGAACTGCAAAGAGCTTGCCCAGGAGGAAGACATTGATGGATTCCTCGTCGGCGGAGCCTCTCTGAAGCCAGAGTTCATTCAGATCATCAATGCCAAAGCATGTTAA